TTTGCTAAAGAGTAAACAGTGCTGACAATTTTGTTTCCCACTGGTAAATTGTACAAGATCACTACATGTGTCTTCTACAAAAATGCATTTCATACTTTGACTTAAAAGTTCGTATCTTTTATTCAGCAATATCTGTTATTAAACTTGCTTGGTTTAGTATTTCATTAATtcatcaaagaaagaaaaggaaatctAAGACACAAAAGTCTTATGTATTTTTGGGCCAAGATGCAGAAAATGTCGTTCTAAATGTCTGCTTTTGTATTTTACTAGTGTAGACCTGCGCTTCGCTGCGGATTAGTAGATTGTGCTAATTAATTTAAGTAAGCTGATAATAAGGAAAAAATTTATGGTATACGGAAAATAAAATGTAGTATTGATAAAATGATAGCAGAAAGTTTTAATACAACGTCACGTCAGCACGTACAATACAGTGTAGGGATACAACATTATTGGAAATAGTATTTCAGCATAATGCAAGAGCAAAATGCAGTATTAAATGTAATCCTTCACATTTTGTCTTCATCTGTAGAGGGAGCTTCAtctaaactgaaaataaaagtgaagattttaatttaatttaatttacgcTTATATAAAAAgtgataaaaatttgaaataaaaaaaatggaggaTGGTAGATCTTACATAAGTCGTCGTTTTTTCGCTGTCCGAATTGCATTTAAATCACCATCAAGTATTAGAGAGctgtgaattaaaaaaatattttatatatatatatatatatatatatatatatatatatattattaaaggatgtctatgtgtgtgtgtgtatatatatgttcaatGTAGAACAAATCAGACAATTATGGGAATATTACCTTGATGAAGTACATGTGGTTGGTGATCCGTCTGCAACTGTTTCTTTGGAAATTTCATTTTGAGAAGTAGGAGAAGGCAGTTCCTTTTCACTTTTGATTAATACATTttcgttaaaaattttaagcacTTTAAAAGAAGGAGCACTTGTTCTAAACCTGTGTAGATCAGGaacaatttgaaaaatatacttttgtccaataattaatttaattagaggATGAAGAGTAAATTTATCTGAACCAACTGAAGTAGCTAAGTTTTGAGCTGGGATGTGAATCAAATCTTGTGCCAATCTTCCGAAGATGGTATTTGTAGAACCACTACCATCTTCAACAATAGTGTTTAATTTGTACCTGCTCAACAATATATTGAATcacattattaaaaataatattttctttctagaaaataataaataagtgtGAGGGAAAAACAGTCACACACGCACACGGGCATTAGtgtgaaggaaaaaaatataacagATGATGTAACCAAGTAATGGGAGAGAGACACAAAGTTGACTAAGGACATGAAGTTAcaatacatatacacatacatgGAAAGTAAAATGGTGCTTAGATGAAGAGGTGTTCTTCTAGTTGAGGGAGTACTAAATAACGGACCGGAAGCAGGTTATTAAAATTTGAGGCAAAGCAGGTAATTAAAGATgtgcacattttttttttgaagaaacgaaGGAAGCAGTAGCAACCCAAAATCCTTGAAGAAATAAGCAGAGCAAGTAAATTTACATGCGAAAGCAAGTTACTAATTTTTTCTGCCCATTTTTTTAGAAGTAATTAAGTAAGTAGCAACAGCAGGGAAGAAAaaactaaaagcaaaaaaaaaataagtagcTAATTAAGAAGcctaaatacatatatacatatacatgtacagagatatatgtatatacatatatataaatatatataagtatatacgAAGACTAAACAGGTAAAGAGTAGGTAAAGCCAGAAATATATTAGCAAAGACAAAACAAAGgaagggtaagtccaaaaagtAGTTAAACACAGCAGTTGAAAACTCTGAATGCATGAATGCAAACAGTAACGATTCAAAAAAGGGAGGCTCAGGCAAGGTCGCAAGGCGACAAAATATTGGGCTACTGTTGGCATCACTTGAATAGGCAAGCTCGAGGTGAACTTTATGGCAACAGTGAGTTCGAGGGAAAACGCCGCAAGGCGAATGTTATTTCGGCACTGTCGTCGCCATCCGAACAGGCTAGCTCAATGTATATACAGCAGGAACACGAAAGCTAGCATAAGGTGGTTGCTTGTCCGTACGAACATGCCATCCAACCGACTGTGCGGGCAACGGTCCATAATCGAGCACAAACAGAAACATGGCATCGGCGACAATTTAGACTCTTCCGATAACCTGAGCTCGCCAGTTCAGAGCATTCTAATAACCTGACATCATTGCCTCAAAACAACACTCAAAACCTAATCAAAACCTAAACAGGCTTTTAAAGGGAAAACATTTGAAAAACAAAACAGGCTTGAAAAGGCAAAACATTTAAGAACAAAACAGAGTGTAAAAGGACAGAAGATATTGATAGGAGAATGAGACAGAGGAAGTAAGGAGAAGAAGGACTGGACTTTTAGGGAATAGCAATACAGGGTTGCCTCGGGAGAGGCCGTCCAACTCTTGCCATTTATTATGAACACCCGCCACGACGGTTCTCAGAGATGAAATAAAGGTGCAGGGTGTAGGATGCAGGGCTAGCACATCACCTGCAAAAGAACAAATAGAGAAGagtacaattattttttttatctacagTTAGCAAATAGGGAGTTGTAAAGGCAGAAGGTGATCCTTAGCTTTTGTTTAAATAGAGAagagtacaattttttttttatctacaaTTGGCAAATAGGGGGTTGTAAAGAGAAAAGGTGGTCCTTACTTTTTGTTTAATGCGAAGCCAACAGGAGCAGAAGGGGAAAAGGTGTTCCTAAGGTTGAGGCATTTAATTTAGTCAGTATAGTAACGTTTTGCAAGCACAGCATTTTATGGTCGAGAACAGTGAGGAAATTGTAGGAAACATCAAGGTAATTAAGGTATTAAGGTAATATACTGGAACAGACATTCTTGAACAGCCTACCTTGTATTTTGGGCAGCCAAAGGTACTGTGCTAAAAGCACAGGGGAGCTATTTATAGAGGGAGCAGTTACCTAATATTGAAGAAGAACATGCAGAAGAAGAGCAAAGAATAGCCAATATAATTATGGCAAAATCCACAATATCTTTTAGATAAcacgaataatttttttaatttttttttttgtggcccCTGGTTTGGACAAAGAGCCAACAATGGCTTCAAAGACTAAGTAGGATAAACGACGGCAAAAATCCAGAAAATCTtccacaaaatatatatttttttcttttatccatTTTTTTCTGGCCACTGGTATAGAGAAAGAGCCAAGCATGGCTCCAATCAGGGGCCAAATAGGTCTGGCAGCAAGTAGAGTAGGGGCCAAGTAGGGGGCGGCGAGGCACTAGCGATCGGAGCCACCCTTAAGCGGCGGACCCGGCTGCAAGGCATCGGAGCCACACTCGCAGGGCACTAGAAGAGGCAAAATGGGTGGCTCGGCTGCAGCCTCCGTACGTAGGGTTCGACctagagagcgagagagaaggTAGAGGAAATTACAGAgagatagaggagagagaggaaggggtGCGGGTGTCGTAGAGCGAAGGGAGAGAGCGGATCCCGCGGTGGGTGACAGCTGGAGGCCAGGGAATGGGAGCGTCGGATTGAAGAGaggttaagagagagagagagagagagagaggaggaaggaagagagagaatgcCAGggatggaagagagagaggagcagcAGCTTGAGGAGAGGGGGAGCGAGAGAGAGCGGGGCGCGGCCAGGAGTAGaggggaagggagagagagagaggctcgggtagaggggaagagagagagagaggggggcggAAAGAGGAAGAAGCGCACCACCatagggggaaaaaagaagagagagagtgcgcCAGAGACAGCTGTAGAGGTGGGGGGAGAAATGCTTCGCCGCCACGTGGAATGGAGAGTAAGGAGGCCTGCCACATGGGATTTGCAGGATGTGTCAAATAGTATAGTTAATAGAtcctcttattttttaaaaaatttctgttTTGTCTTTCTAAAGTTTGAAGTTGTAACATTTAATCTAGTAGTGTTACTATTTCGTGTATAAATTGTATGGTACAACAAgttaaattgtattttaaaatactCATTATACTCTTAAAAATGGTGGAAATGTGTAagaatagtttattttttctcaaattagGTGGCTTTATCCGTAACTTTTCATTTTCCCTTTATTTCTACAAGTCAAATGAGTGCCTCAGTAGTTATCCAATTGTACCATATAATATACTAGTGTAGggctcgcgcttcgcggcgggtagataatattttatcgaatttaaatattttaatttatacaaattttaataaatagtttGTAGTATTTcagcaaattaaaaaattttaatttgtacccaatccaaacgaGCCCTAAGTGTATCAAATATGATGCAGGAGATTATTTTCtgcctatataaaaatatgcactatatcatatataggtgataataaattatctatagATGAACATATCAAATCTTAGTGGCAtagtatattaaaaattaatatggtCTTTGCTttctaaaggaaaaaaaataaaaaaaataaaaaactaattgGTTAACTTACACTAAGTCTTTAATTGATTATCTACTTCTCTAATCAAATGAATATATTAAATTGATCAGATTAATCTACTTTTTCGATGAAGAATAATGGTGCGAAttggctaaaaaaataaaaaagtgggaCGCTATGAATGCAtgacaaagaaaaggaaaaggagaataAGGTAATACACAATATTGGGAaagtaagaaaagaaataatattataaacaaaaaatttgacaaatttttcacTCTACTCTAGTCGATATTTATAGTGtgcttataattaaaaattttataactgtTATCTATGAAAAAGAAGAGACAATATGAAAAAGAGTAAATGGGAGATTtaattctcttatttaatttctattagaTGAGCTgtcaaattaaaaaagtattatTGAAAACTTTATTTAAAGATTTCACTCTTAGAAAGAAAAACGGTCAAATTAAATGTGcattaatttagaaatttttatttgtttaaagtaGAGCATGAAACTAATTACTTTCAGTTACTAATCATAGaagccaaaaaaattattatatatatgaaaacattggattaattatatgtattaattatatattaaactatagtTATTATTGTGATTATATATCCATATCAGTTACTAATCATTAAATTTCTCATTTTGTTCTTTCTAAATATGGTAAaagttatagattatagataacAAGTGGTTTAATTCAAAAACGGGttataagaataaaagataaCGTGCCATGTGGCAAGAAATAGTGTGGTTTCATATAAGTTTATAGATGTGCAGAATGGTGACGAAATAGTAACAGTGTGAAGTTAAGTGTCACGGTTTTAATTTTCAAGgaaaaaaatagagggttttaaaAGATAGGAAGGTAAAGTGTAAAAGCAGATATTtagaaagaattttttatattttggccATAAAGATTGAGCAATGCTCTTGTTACCTTTTGGGCATATTTGGTTCATAATTGGAACaaaaatgagaaataaaattgaattatattgcaataaaaattaaaatgacgaatcatctaaatatatttggtttattattagaatagaaatcaaaaaaaaataatagatatgCCTAAAATATTGAcagggaggaggaagaggggtTTGTGAGAAAGGGTTTCAAGTGGTTTACTCTAGAATTGACCAATCCAAAAGTCAAAATCAGATTAGATCATAAATGAATTAgatcatttttatttcaaagttaaatgagaattaaaatttattttttttgtaaaaacaaGCAATAACTATCAGAATCAACGAATCTTATTTGATTTCAGAGTCTAAAATAAGTGAACCAAACGAATCCCTTTAATtagatgtaagatttacacctgCTCATCCTAAGGCCCATATTCTCATTCTTtcttattaactttttttctttggaaaaatttcaaataccacccctataattttgtactttcttctttaataccttgtggtttaaaatatatcactttcttaccctatagttttatttttctcttttttttatttactctacaaatttttttgttaaatcaatgacaaagttaaaactaaagggtactaaagtgaatatccAATAAACTATAGGtgtggtatctgaagtttttttgtatatgatttaatgaaaagttaacggaaggattgacaaaaagagaaaaataaaaccacaaagtattaaattgatacactgttaaattaatgacaaagttaaaactaaaaatactgAAGTGAATATCCAATAAACTAtagatggggtatctgaagttttttatacatgatttaatgaaaaattaattgagggattgacaaaaagagaaaaataaaatcacggagtactaaattgatacactttaaaccatataa
This window of the Ananas comosus cultivar F153 linkage group 19, ASM154086v1, whole genome shotgun sequence genome carries:
- the LOC109725077 gene encoding uncharacterized protein LOC109725077 encodes the protein MFFFNIRYKLNTIVEDGSGSTNTIFGRLAQDLIHIPAQNLATSVGSDKFTLHPLIKLIIGQKYIFQIVPDLHRFRTSAPSFKVLKIFNENVLIKSEKELPSPTSQNEISKETVADGSPTTCTSSSSLILDGDLNAIRTAKKRRLILDEAPSTDEDKM